The following are from one region of the Klebsiella aerogenes genome:
- the fabI gene encoding enoyl-ACP reductase FabI, which yields MGFLSGKRILITGVASKLSIAYGIAQAMHREGAELAFTYQNEKLKGRVEEFAAALGSNIVLPCDVAEDESITALFSELEKVWPKFDGFVHSIGYAPADQLDGDYVNAVTREGFKIAHDISAYSFVAMAKACRTMLNPNSALLTLSYLGAERAIPNYNVMGLAKASLEANVRYMANAMGPEGVRVNAISAGPIRTLAASGIKDFRKMLAHCEAVTPIRRTVTIEDVGNSAAFLCSNLSAGISGEVVHVDGGFSIAAMNELELK from the coding sequence ATGGGTTTTCTTTCCGGTAAGCGCATTCTGATCACTGGCGTGGCCAGTAAACTGTCCATCGCCTACGGTATTGCGCAAGCAATGCACCGTGAAGGGGCTGAACTGGCATTCACCTATCAGAACGAAAAACTGAAAGGCCGTGTAGAAGAGTTTGCCGCTGCGCTGGGTTCTAACATTGTGCTGCCGTGCGACGTCGCTGAAGACGAGAGCATTACCGCGCTGTTCAGCGAACTGGAAAAAGTATGGCCTAAATTCGATGGTTTCGTGCATTCCATCGGTTATGCGCCGGCCGATCAGTTAGACGGCGACTACGTTAATGCGGTAACCCGCGAAGGCTTCAAAATCGCTCACGACATCAGCGCCTACAGCTTCGTCGCCATGGCGAAAGCGTGCCGTACTATGCTGAACCCGAATTCCGCTCTGCTGACGCTCTCCTACCTGGGCGCTGAGCGCGCGATCCCGAACTACAACGTGATGGGTCTGGCGAAAGCCTCTCTGGAAGCGAACGTACGTTACATGGCGAATGCGATGGGTCCGGAAGGCGTTCGCGTCAATGCGATCTCCGCAGGCCCGATCCGTACTCTGGCGGCATCCGGTATCAAAGATTTCCGTAAAATGCTGGCGCATTGCGAAGCGGTCACCCCGATCCGTCGCACCGTCACCATCGAAGACGTCGGCAACAGCGCAGCGTTCCTGTGCTCCAACCTGTCTGCGGGCATCTCCGGCGAAGTCGTTCACGTTGACGGCGGCTTCAGCATCGCGGCGATGAACGAACTGGAACTGAAATAA
- a CDS encoding cytosine permease, with protein MSSFSSTDGQSKNNEAGLTERRSIDYIPERERHGHPFSQFTLWFGGNLQITAIVTGALAVVLGGDVVWSLLGLLLGQVLGAAVMSLHALQGPRLGLPQMIISRAQFGVFGAVVPLVLVCVMYIGFSASGTVLAGQAMAKLLSISNVAGMLLFSAIIIVIAVLGYKVIHKLGKLASIVGILAFVYLFVTLMMSADLSAIVQNNHFSLPMFLLAVSLSSSWQIAFCPYVSDYSRYLPRDVSATKTFCSVFFGTVLGTQASMTLGVFTAAIAGSAFPGHEVSYLVGLGKSQVMAMVIYFAICFGKITFTTLNAYGSFMSLTTIVSGFRRQTALSQRCRVAFVVLMVAASCVIALLSEPAFLKNFTHFLLFLLAFFVPWSAISLTDYYILSKGAVDIPALSDPHQRYGFWNLYAITIYIVGVLIQLPFIENPLFHGSLTWLFAGNDVSWIIGWFGTGLLYYALRRFDRRPLPTESVFPQSS; from the coding sequence ATGTCTTCTTTTTCATCCACAGATGGGCAATCAAAGAATAATGAAGCGGGATTAACCGAAAGACGGTCGATTGATTACATTCCCGAACGCGAAAGGCATGGGCATCCGTTTAGTCAGTTTACCCTGTGGTTTGGCGGTAATCTGCAAATTACCGCCATTGTCACCGGCGCGCTGGCGGTGGTGTTGGGCGGCGACGTGGTATGGTCACTGCTCGGTCTGCTGCTTGGTCAGGTGCTGGGCGCGGCGGTGATGTCGTTGCACGCCCTGCAGGGGCCGCGTCTGGGCTTGCCGCAGATGATCATCAGCCGCGCGCAGTTCGGCGTATTTGGCGCGGTGGTACCGCTGGTGCTGGTGTGCGTGATGTATATCGGTTTCTCCGCCAGCGGTACCGTTCTGGCCGGGCAGGCGATGGCGAAACTGTTATCTATCAGCAACGTTGCCGGAATGCTGTTATTCAGCGCAATTATTATTGTTATCGCGGTGCTGGGCTATAAGGTCATCCATAAGCTGGGCAAACTGGCGAGCATTGTCGGCATTCTGGCTTTTGTCTATCTGTTCGTGACGCTGATGATGTCCGCTGATCTGAGCGCCATCGTGCAGAATAACCATTTCTCGCTACCGATGTTCCTGCTGGCGGTGTCGTTGTCTTCGTCATGGCAAATCGCTTTCTGTCCCTATGTCTCTGACTATTCACGCTACCTGCCTCGTGACGTTTCGGCGACGAAAACGTTCTGCTCGGTCTTTTTTGGTACCGTACTGGGCACACAGGCATCAATGACATTGGGCGTGTTCACCGCAGCGATCGCCGGTAGCGCTTTCCCCGGCCATGAGGTGAGCTATCTGGTGGGATTGGGCAAGAGCCAGGTGATGGCGATGGTTATCTACTTTGCTATCTGCTTTGGTAAAATTACTTTCACGACGCTGAATGCGTACGGCAGCTTTATGTCGCTGACGACGATTGTTTCCGGTTTTCGTCGCCAGACCGCGCTGTCGCAGAGGTGTCGTGTTGCCTTTGTGGTGCTCATGGTGGCGGCCTCCTGCGTCATTGCACTGCTCAGCGAGCCCGCGTTCTTAAAGAATTTCACCCATTTCCTGTTGTTCCTGCTGGCCTTCTTTGTTCCCTGGAGCGCCATCAGCCTGACGGATTACTATATTCTTTCCAAAGGCGCGGTCGATATTCCGGCGCTTAGCGATCCGCATCAGCGCTATGGTTTCTGGAATCTGTATGCGATTACGATCTATATCGTCGGTGTGCTGATCCAGCTGCCATTTATTGAGAACCCGCTGTTCCATGGTTCATTGACGTGGCTATTCGCCGGTAATGACGTGTCGTGGATTATCGGTTGGTTCGGTACCGGGCTGCTGTACTACGCGTTGCGTCGCTTTGATCGCCGCCCGCTGCCAACGGAGAGCGTGTTCCCGCAATCGTCATGA
- the sapF gene encoding peptide ABC transporter ATP-binding protein SapF: MVETLLEVRNLSKTFRYRTGWFHRQTVEAVKPLSFTLRERQTLAIIGENGSGKSTLAKMLAGMVEPTTGELLIDDHPLEFGDYSFRSQRIRMIFQDPSTSLNPRQRISQILDFPLRLNTDLEPEAREKQIIETMRMVGLLPDHVSYYPHMLAPGQKQRLGLARALILRPKVIICDEALASLDMSMRSQLINLMLELQEKQGISYIYVTQHLGMMKHISDQVLVMHEGEVVERGSTADVLASPLHELTKRLIAGHFGEALTADAWRKDGK; encoded by the coding sequence ATGGTCGAAACGTTGCTGGAAGTACGCAATCTGAGTAAGACCTTTCGCTATCGTACCGGCTGGTTCCATCGCCAGACGGTAGAAGCGGTGAAACCGTTAAGCTTTACCCTGCGCGAACGGCAGACATTAGCGATTATCGGCGAAAACGGTTCGGGGAAATCGACGCTGGCCAAAATGCTGGCTGGTATGGTGGAACCGACCACTGGCGAGCTGCTCATTGACGACCATCCGCTGGAGTTTGGCGACTACTCATTCCGCAGCCAGCGTATTCGCATGATTTTCCAGGATCCATCGACCTCGCTGAATCCGCGTCAGCGTATCTCGCAGATCCTCGACTTCCCGCTGCGCCTCAATACCGACCTCGAACCGGAGGCGCGGGAAAAACAGATTATCGAAACCATGCGTATGGTTGGCCTACTGCCGGATCACGTCAGCTACTATCCGCATATGCTGGCGCCAGGGCAAAAACAGCGTCTGGGGCTCGCCCGTGCGCTGATCCTGCGCCCGAAAGTGATTATCTGCGATGAAGCGCTGGCGTCGCTGGATATGTCGATGCGCTCGCAGCTCATTAACCTGATGCTGGAGCTGCAGGAAAAACAGGGGATCTCCTACATCTACGTGACTCAGCACCTGGGGATGATGAAGCATATCAGCGATCAGGTGCTGGTGATGCATGAAGGCGAAGTGGTTGAACGCGGTAGCACCGCCGATGTCCTGGCCTCGCCGCTGCATGAGTTAACCAAACGGCTGATTGCCGGCCACTTCGGCGAAGCGCTGACCGCCGATGCCTGGCGTAAAGACGGTAAATAA
- a CDS encoding HutD family protein translates to MIVPFQLSTLPVTPWKNGGGETREIVCVPSPDAPFLWRASIATLQCDGPFSCFPGVDRVITLLAGKAFRLKGDNIDQPLALWRPWAFAGEWPLRSEGISERGLDFNIMTQRSRAAAEVKVVGDEQHPGEEGVAWVLQGRWQLGGQRCEAESGIFWQQQSPGLFTPLTADALLLLTTIVRR, encoded by the coding sequence ATGATCGTCCCTTTCCAGCTGTCTACTCTCCCTGTCACGCCGTGGAAAAACGGCGGTGGCGAAACCCGTGAGATAGTCTGCGTACCCTCCCCCGACGCGCCTTTTTTATGGCGCGCCAGCATCGCCACCCTACAATGTGACGGGCCGTTTTCCTGTTTTCCCGGCGTCGACCGGGTCATCACTTTGCTGGCCGGGAAAGCGTTTCGCCTGAAAGGCGATAATATCGATCAACCGTTGGCGCTGTGGCGTCCCTGGGCTTTTGCCGGCGAATGGCCGCTGCGCAGCGAAGGTATTAGCGAACGCGGCCTGGACTTTAACATCATGACCCAGCGCAGCCGTGCCGCAGCTGAGGTTAAGGTCGTCGGCGATGAGCAACATCCCGGCGAAGAAGGAGTGGCATGGGTGCTCCAGGGCCGCTGGCAACTGGGAGGACAGCGCTGTGAGGCGGAATCAGGCATTTTTTGGCAGCAGCAATCACCGGGCTTATTCACACCGCTGACCGCAGACGCCCTGCTGCTACTGACCACGATCGTGCGCCGTTAA
- the sapD gene encoding peptide ABC transporter ATP-binding protein SapD, whose translation MPLLDIRNLTIEFRTNEGWVKAVDRVSLTLAEGEVRGLVGESGSGKSLIAKAICGVTKDNWRVTADRMRFDDIDLLRLSNRERRKLIGHNVSMIFQEPQSCLDPSERIGLQLMQNIPGWTFKGHWWQRFGWRKRRAIELLHRVGIKDHKDIMRSFPYELTDGECQKVMIAIALANQPRLLIADEPTNAMEPTTQAQIIRLLTRLNQNNNTTILLISHDMQMLSKWADKINVMYCGQTVETAPSEELVTIPHHPYTQALIRAIPDFGSSMPHKSRLNTLPGAIPLLEQLPIGCRLGPRCPYAQRECIVTPRLTGARNHLYACHFPLNMEKE comes from the coding sequence ATGCCGTTACTTGATATTCGCAATTTAACCATTGAATTTAGAACCAACGAGGGTTGGGTGAAGGCCGTCGACCGCGTCAGCCTGACGCTGGCGGAGGGCGAAGTTCGCGGCCTGGTCGGTGAATCCGGTTCAGGTAAAAGCTTAATCGCCAAGGCGATTTGCGGAGTCACCAAAGATAACTGGCGGGTGACCGCCGACCGTATGCGCTTTGATGATATCGACCTGTTGCGCCTGTCTAATCGCGAGCGCCGTAAGCTCATTGGCCACAACGTATCGATGATTTTCCAGGAGCCGCAGTCTTGCCTTGATCCTTCCGAACGCATCGGCCTGCAGTTGATGCAAAACATCCCCGGTTGGACCTTTAAAGGCCACTGGTGGCAACGCTTTGGCTGGCGCAAACGCCGCGCCATCGAACTGCTACACCGGGTAGGGATCAAAGACCATAAAGACATTATGCGCAGCTTTCCCTATGAGCTGACCGACGGAGAATGTCAGAAGGTGATGATCGCTATCGCCCTCGCCAACCAGCCGCGCCTGCTGATCGCCGATGAACCAACCAACGCGATGGAGCCGACGACCCAGGCGCAGATTATTCGCCTGCTAACCCGTCTCAACCAGAACAACAACACCACGATTTTACTGATCAGCCACGACATGCAGATGCTCAGCAAATGGGCGGATAAGATTAATGTCATGTATTGCGGGCAAACGGTGGAAACCGCCCCTAGCGAAGAACTGGTGACCATTCCGCACCACCCCTATACCCAGGCGTTGATTCGCGCGATCCCGGACTTCGGTAGCTCCATGCCGCACAAAAGCCGGCTGAACACGCTACCCGGCGCGATTCCCTTGCTTGAGCAGTTGCCAATTGGCTGCCGACTGGGGCCTCGTTGCCCCTACGCCCAACGCGAGTGTATTGTCACGCCGCGTTTGACCGGCGCGCGTAATCATCTGTACGCCTGTCATTTCCCGCTGAACATGGAGAAAGAGTGA